One window from the genome of Populus alba chromosome 15, ASM523922v2, whole genome shotgun sequence encodes:
- the LOC118037358 gene encoding DExH-box ATP-dependent RNA helicase DExH3: MPCCIRMNTIMSLRPTSTKTAKSLHFHYKAKTTLKPSLFSSSSFVSVRNHQTLSLTNQPLPRPLRFRHHGIFSFKCFVVADFHSKKLALPYTRSMQSFNYGRFAYRDVSSDESDYELGSSQKEMTGSTLDNVDDWKWKLTMLLKSKDQQEVVSREKKDRRDFEHLSAMASRMGLHSRQYSRVVVFSKVPLPNYRHDLDDKRPQREVILPFGLQREVDAHFKAYISKKPTSRGFFPPNSLSRSNSGGSMDTDERIYERPELSVQNSVAMERILSRKSLQLRNQQEKWQESPEGQKMIEFRRSLPAYKEKDVLLKAVSENQVIVVSGETGCGKTTQLPQYILESEIEAARGAACSIICTQPRRISAMAVSERVAAERGEKLGESVGYKVRLEGIRGRDTRLLFCTTGILLRRLLLDRNLKGVTHVIVDEIHERGMNEDFLLIVLRDLLPRRPELRLILMSATLNAELFSSYFGGAPTIHIPGFTYPVRAHFLENILEITGYRLTPYNQIDDYGQEKTWKMQKQAQAFKKRKSQIASSVEDALEVADFKGCSSRTQESLSCWNPDSIGFNLIEHVLCHIVKKERPGAVLVFMTGWDDINSLKDQLQAHPILGDPCRVLLLACHGSMASSEQRLIFDKPEDGVRKIVLATNMAETSITINDVVFVVDCGKAKETSYDALNNTPCLLPSWISKAAARQRKGRAGRVQPGECYHLYPRCVYDAFADYQLPELLRTPLQSLSLQIKSLQLGSISEFLSRALQPPEPLSVQNAVEYLKLIGALDEHENLTVLGRHLSVLPVEPKLGKMLILGTIFNCLDPIMTVVAGLSVRDPFLIPFDKKDLAESAKAQFAGRDCSDHLALVRAYNGWKDAERQQSGHEYCWKNFLSAQTLKAIDSLRKQFFYLLKDTGLVDKQIENCNSRSIDEHLMRAVICAGLFPGMCSVVNKEKSITLKTMEDGQVLLYSNSVNAGVPKIPYPWLVFNEKVKVNSVFLRDSTGVSDSVLLLFGGNIERGGLDGHLKMLGGYLEFFMKPTLGDMYLSLKRELEELIQNKLLDPKLDIQSHNELLMAIRLLVSEDQCEGRFVFGRQLPAPSKKAEKAKNVAGDGGDNSKNELQTLLARAGHESPTYKTKQLKNNQFRSTVFFNGLDFAGQLCSSKKLAEKDAAAAALLWLKGETHSYSRNTDQFSVLLKKSKTTNPNRIPVRGGKWN; this comes from the exons aTGCCTTGCTGTATCAGAATGAACACAATCATGTCTCTAAGACCCACTTCCACCAAAACAGCAAAATCTCTCCATTTCCATTACAAAGCTAAAACCACCCTTAAACcctctttattttcttcatcatcttttGTTTCCGTTAGAAACCACCAAACCCTATCTCTTACTAACCAGCCATTGCCCCGCCCTCTTCGATTCAGGCATCATGGGATTTTTTCATTCAAGTGTTTTGTTGTTGCTGATTTTCATTCCAAGAAACTTGCTTTGCCATATACCAGGTCTATGCAGAGCTTTAATTATGGCAGGTTTGCTTACCGGGATGTTTCTAGTGATGAATCCGATTATGAATTAGGCTCCTCCCAGAAGGAAATG ACTGGCTCGACCCTTGACAACGTTGATGATTGGAAATGGAAGTTAACCATGCTTCTTAAAAGTAAAGATCAGCAAGAAGTTGTATCCAGGGAGAAAAAGGACAGACGTGATTTTGAGCATCTATCAGCTATGGCATCCCGAATGGGTTTACACAg cCGTCAATATTCAAGAGTTGTTGTGTTTAGTAAAGTCCCCTTGCCAAATTACAGACATGATCTGGATGATAAGCGTCCACAGAGAGag GTGATCTTGCCTTTTGGGTTACAAAGAGAAGTAGATGCTCATTTCAAAGCTTACATTTCCAAAAAGCCCACGAGCAGAGGATTTTTTCCTCCTAATTCCTTGTCAAGATCAAACAGTGGTGGGAGTATGGACACCGATGAAAGAATCTATGAGCGGCCAGAACTGTCAGTACAAAATAGTGTTGCCATGGAGAGAATTCTTAGTCGGAAGAGTTTGCAGCTTCGTAATCAACAAGAAAAGTGGCAG GAATCTCCTGAGGGCCAAAAGATGATTGAATTTCGTAGAAGCCTTCCTGCATATAAAGAAAAGGATGTGCTGTTAAAAGCTGTATCTGAAAATCAG GTTATTGTTGTCTCTGGTGAAACTGGTTGTGGTAAAACCACACAACTTCCTCAATACATACTAGAATCTGAGATTGAAGCTGCTCGCGGAGCTGCATGTAGTATTATATGTACACAGCCTAGAAGAATATCGGCTATGGCTGTTTCTGAAAGAGTTGCTGCAGAACGAGGGGAGAAACTGGGAGAATCA GTTGGTTATAAAGTTCGGCTTGAGGGTATAAGAGGAAGGGACACTCGACTTTTATTCTGTACGACTGGcatattgttgaggagattACTTCTGGACAGAAATTTAAAAGGTGTAACTCATGTCATCGTTGATGAGATTCATGAACGTGGAATGAATGAAG ATTTCCTTCTTATTGTACTGAGAGATCTGCTTCCTCGTCGACCGGAGTTGAGATTGATTTTGATGAGTGCAACCTTAAATGCGGAGCTTTTCTCTTCCTACTTTGGCGGTGCTCCAACAATTCATATTCCT GGTTTTACATATCCTGTCCGTGCACATTTTTTAGAGAATATTCTTGAAATAACAGGATATCGGCTGACTCCTTACAATCAAATCGACGATTATGGTCAAGAAAAGACGtggaaaatgcaaaaacaagcTCAAGCTTTCAAAAAGAGGAAGAGCCAGATTGCTTCTTCTGTTGAG GATGCCCTTGAAGTTGCTGACTTTAAGGGGTGTAGTTCACGCACTCAGGAGTCTTTATCTTGTTGGAATCCTGACTCAATTGGTTTTAACCTCATTGAGCATGTTCTTTGTCACATAGTTAAGAAAGAGAGACCTGGTGCTGTGCTGGTTTTTATGACTGGTTGGGATGACATTAACTCTTTAAAAGATCAGCTACAAGCTCATCCTATCTTGGGTGATCCTTGCAGAGTATTGTTACTGGCCTGCCATGGTTCCATGGCCAGCTCTGAGCAG AGGTTAATATTTGATAAACCCGAAGATGGAGTGAGGAAAATTGTCTTAGCTACGAATATGGCTGAGACTAGTATTACTATCAATGATGTGGTATTTGTGGTTGATTGTGGAAAGGCAAAGGAGACATCGTATGATGCTTTAAATAATACTCCTTGTTTGCTTCCATCCTGGATCTCAAAGGCTGCTGCCCGGCAA AGAAAGGGAAGAGCTGGTCGTGTTCAACCTGGCGAGTGTTATCATCTTTATCCCAGATGTGTTTATGATGCATTTGCTGACTATCAATTACCAGAACTTTTGAGGACACCTTTACAGTCTTTGAGTTTGCAAATCAAAAGTCTCCAACTTGGAAGTATATCAGAGTTCCTATCAAGGGCCCTGCAGCCACCAGAGCCTCTATCG GTTCAAAATGCTGTTGAGTATTTGAAGTTGATTGGGGCTTTAGATGAGCATGAAAATCTTACAGTGCTAG GACGTCATTTGTCAGTGCTTCCAGTTGAGCCTAAGCTCGGGAAAATGCTCATATTGGGGACCATTTTCAACTGCCTAGATCCAATAATGACTGTCGTTGCTGGTCTCAGTGTTAGAGATCCATTCTTAATACCATTTGACAAGAAGGAT CTTGCAGAGTCTGCAAAAGCACAATTCGCTGGTCGTGATTGCAGTGACCATCTTGCACTTGTCCGGGCCTATAATGGTTGGAAAGATGCAGAAAGACAACAATCTGGTCATGAGTACTGTTGGAAGAATTTTCTTTCTGCACAGACTCTAAAAGCCATTGATTCCTTAAGGAAACAATTCTTTTACTTGCTCAAGGATACTGGACTGGTTGATAAGCAGATAGAAAATTGCAATTCAAGGAGCATTGATGAGCATCTTATGCGAGCAGTCATCTGTGCTGGCCTGTTCCCTGGAATGTGCTCTGTTGTG aacaaggaGAAGTCGATAACACTGAAAACAATGGAGGATGGCCAGGTGCTTCTGTACTCG AATTCTGTGAATGCTGGGGTGCCCAAAATTCCATACCCTTGGTTAGTTTTCAATGAAAAAGTGAAAGTGAATTCAGTTTTTCTCCGTGATTCAACTGGCGTTTCTGATTCCGTGCTGCTTTTATTTGGAGGAAACATTGAGAGGGGTGGACTA gaTGGGCACCTAAAAATGTTGGGAGGATACTTGGAATTTTTTATGAAACCCACATTAGGAGATATGTATTTAAGCTTAAAACGTGAGCTTGAGGAACTGATTCAGAATAAa CTTCTAGATCCCAAGTTGGATATACAGTCCCACAACGAGCTTCTGATGGCAATAAGATTGCTGGTTTCAGAGGACCAATGTGAGGGTAGATTTGTATTTGGTCGACAGCTGCCAGCACCCTCAAAGAAGGCAGAAAAGGCCAAAAATGTTGCTGGTGATGGGGGTGACAATTCTAAGAATGAGCTTCAAACTTTACTTGCCAGGGCAGGGCATGAATCACCCACTTATAAGACAAAACAACTGAAAAACAACCAGTTCCGTTCTACTGTTTTCTTTAACGGGCTGGACTTTGCTGGGCAGCTTTGCAGCAGTAAGAAACTTGCAGAAAAGGATGCAGCTGCTGCAGCTCTACTGTGGTTGAAGGGGGAGACACATTCATATTCCAGAAATACTGACCAGTTCTCGGTGCTTCTGAAGAAGAGTAAGACCACAAATCCAAACAGAATCCCAGTTCGTGGTGGTAAATGGAATTAG